The genomic DNA ATTAATTTTAGGCAGTTGTTTTTGTCAGCGAAAAAGTGGAGGCTGACAGAATATCCATTGTAAGTAAATGAAACAATTTTGATTTCGCCATGTTTTTTATGAACATCATCTTCCACAGTTACATTATCGAATGGAAAAGGTTCCATTTCAGCTTCAGCTTCATTTTGTTCTTCGTTGTTAGTTTCGTCAGCATTTGATTTTTCGTTTTCAACGTGTTTTACTTCATCATCATTTTTAACTTCGTTAGTATCGTCAGTATTTTGTTCTGGTGTTGTTTCTTCGATTGTTTCAACAGCATTTTCTTCAATTACAGGTTCTTCTGCGATAATTTCATAATTTTTGCGGATTGAGTCGAGTTTGATTTCCTTTTGGGTAGTTTCGTTGAAAGCAGTTTTGTTTTCGTTGTCCACAATGATAGTGATTTCCTTTTTGTTTTTGGCATTTTTAGATACCACAGTTAATTTTGTTTTCATCATTTTAAATCATCTCCCATTTAGTTTTTGATTGGTTATTATCAGGTAATATTTATCGTTGGTTAGATACTAAATCATCTAAAAATGGAAGTGAAGGTTACTTTGCAGAAAATTCTTTTTTTTTTGATTTTTTATTACTTCATATGTAGATTAAACATTCATTTTGTTACATCTTATAAATCAATCATTATCAAGAATGTTGTTCCTATGCGATTTCTAATAGGTAATGTATCAATTTTCATGTTTTGTTACATTTGAAAACTAAAAAAGAAGCGGCTGTTATTGCCACTTCCTTTGTTTGAAATATCATTATTATTGGGCCCTAAGCAATAATAACTTTATTTTTTAACCATCATGGGCATGATTAAAAAGCATTTCCCTTTTCGATTTTATCCTTCGGCAATGTTTTTTCCCAAGACCGAGTTCGTGGATTGTATTTTCCACGGTCTAATTGATGTTTTAATTGGAACGAATGATTATGCTTTAATGTTTTCATTTTTTGAAGCGTTTGGTGGTTATTCATGTTATCCCCACCTTAATACATATTTTTTGTAGTATCATTTTCGTCTTTATGGTTTGGATCCCAATCTAAGAAATTAACTTCCCCATTATTGAATTTTTGTTCTGCTCGTTCCCCGTGAACATCTGTAAAATCACGTCCTGCTACAAAGTCTCCATCTTCTTCTTTTTCAACAACTTCTGGAAGTCCAAGGCGGTCATCTAATGATTGGAAAATTTGTGTTTCTTCGTTGGATTTTTTAATGTTGTCTTTTCGTGGTTCGAAAAGGTCATCAAATACACCACCTTCATTTGATTGTTTTTGTGATTTTACGATTGATTGAGATTGATTTAATCCATGAGCCTTTTCAACTTGTGCAATTCTTTGTTCCAATGGTTTAATAGCATCTTCCAATACCTTTTGTAATTGTTTAATATCCATTTGAAATTCCTCCCTTGATTTAGTCATAAAAAATTTCCGTTTGTTAGCTGGTCGGTCAACATATGATATAAAATCAATGTCTGCATTTTTCAGCTGTCTTGGCATTTATTAATCACCTCCTTTTGAAGCTTTTAATTGTGCCAATTCATGTTCAATCTTTTCTAATCGTTCAAAATATGGTTTAAGTGTTTTAACGATAATATCAGCGAGCATTTCTTTTTGGGTCATTTTTATTCTCCTTTCGTTTTTTACGTTTTCTTGGTTTAGGTTTAAGCATTTGTTTCCGTGATTTTCTCGGCATTGAAATACTACCTCCTAAATGATTGCATGATTTATATTAAACACCCATTAGGTGATATTTTGATAGATTTACCATTCATCAAAAGGGTCTAATAACGGTTTAACTGTAAGATTGATGTTGTTTTGTCGTGCTAAATAACGTGCTTCATGTAAATTGGGTGCTTTTTCAATGATTTCCTTATATTTTTCAAAGCCTTTAAATACAGTTACCAATCCTAATTCAGCATTGATTTCATCTTCAAATGATTGAGTTTTTACATTCCATTCAGATGGGGAATAAACATATACTGATACATTAATTGGATTTTCTTCAATGGTTGCACGTTCAATCCGTTTTAGTTTTCGTTCAAATGATAATAATGATTTCAAACTCATATGCTACAGCCCCCTCTCTTTCAGATATTCCTCAATTTCCATAAGCTTTTTCTCATATTCATAGATTTTCTTATCCATTTCCATTTGTTCTCTAAATTGTTGCATTTCATCATCATGCTTGAATGCTTTTAGCATTATATCGAGTGCATATACCAATGCTTTTGCTTTTGAAATGTTTGTTAGTTTCCCAGTCATTAATCCATTTACAACTCTGGATAATGCCTTTTTAACATCATTTCTGGTTTTTAAATTCATGTCTTTGGAATAAATAAAATCATCATTCTTTTTTGGCATTTTATATCACCCCTTCCATTGATAATTGTTGAGCTATCAACATTTCCATGATTTTTTATGGGTACTTTTTTGGAGATTTAATTGGCATCTTCAATTACCTTTTTCCTTATCTTTCGTGCTGTTGCATATGAAATATTGTATTTTTCAGCTATTTGTCGAATGGATAATCCATGTTGTTTTACATCAATTAATATTTTGTGGCCTATTTGTTCAGCTAAATTTGAATGTTTTGATTTTGATTGTTCTTGTTTCAATCCTTCATGGATTGCATTTAATTGGTTGGCTTTCCGTTCCGCTTCATGTAATGAATTATAATATCCATGATGTTGGCGGTATCTTACTTGGTCTATTTGATAGACTCGGTATATTTCCCATTTTTTGTTGTAGTAGTTCATTTTCATTTTATATTCAGGCATTTTACCACCCGCTTTTTTGGGTTCTTTTTTCGTTAGCTATTGTAAATTTACTTCCACCAACACCAGTTAATCTTTTTTTGTGAGAGTTATCTCCAAACGTGCATACTTTTAAATTGTTTTCACGATTGTTCAGAGTATCGAAGTCGAAATGGTCTACCACTTTATCTTTTGGGCAGTTAATTATAAATCTGTGAAGCAATATTTTTTCGCCATTACCATTTCTAAATACGAGGTAAGCATACGGATATTTTCCAGCGATATTCATGATATGAACAGAAGATCCCGCTTCAACGATTTTTGGTAGATTGTGTTTATCTATCATGATGTTGTAACAATGCTCTTTATCTCGGGTGATTACTTCGATAACTACGGTATCTTCATCAAAGTAAGTTAAACGATTTTTAAATCCATCAATTTTAAACCAACTCATTTGATTTCACCTCGTTATTTTCAACATTTGAAAAGTATTCCAAAATTTGTTCATGTTCCTTTGAAGCTATTTCAAATACTTTTAAAATGGATATATTGCAATTTGTTTGGAGTTTTTCGATATCTTCATAGGTTTTATATGGACCTAATAAATAAGGTTTTAATTCACCGTTTTTCATTCG from Bacillus aquiflavi includes the following:
- a CDS encoding helix-turn-helix domain-containing protein — protein: MPEYKMKMNYYNKKWEIYRVYQIDQVRYRQHHGYYNSLHEAERKANQLNAIHEGLKQEQSKSKHSNLAEQIGHKILIDVKQHGLSIRQIAEKYNISYATARKIRKKVIEDAN